ACCAACAATAAAGCGTACCGTTTCCTGCACATCGATCGCAAGGAACTGGATCCCCCTGCAAAAGTCCACCAGTTATTCACCCATCAACATTTATATCTATCACACAAAAAGTGTTCCAGTCAGTATCAaatatcaacaatgaacaactaGATGCAAGATAGACTAATGTGCACAATATTTCTCATTTATCTTTAGGAGGAAGGGGTTGCTCAAGGCCTTCGGTCTTCGATTGTAAACCTACCATACTaacattataatttatttgCATATTCATCCTAAATAGTTTATTAACTATTTTAATTAGGTCTACCAATGACCGAATGCATGTTGAAGGGTTGAACGCAATGTCAGATATAATTTATGTTTAACTCTTCATCTCTCCTCAAATATACATGTCATGCTCTACAGCACCTTAACATGGATATGAATATTTTTGACAGATAACATAACTATGGAACTTGAAACATGTAAGTTTTACGTATAATAGCCAAGTCGGACACTTGACATGTATTGGTTGCAAAAACAATAGTACCATGTTAACGTCACATATAGAAATTGAAGTATGTTTACCAATATGATGAATGAGTTTAAATTATAATGAATTAAGAGAGCACTTACTTAAATCTAACAGGTTTGCACATAATATTGATTCTAAACACCTAACCAGTGATACCATTACCAAATTCAAATTGTTCAACAATTCCCTTCAAAACCGCAATGATAAATTGGCCAAACAATTTCAATAACCAACTTGTTATTTTGGAGCTAACACTTTCAATAAGAAACTTCACAGTTcacaaacacaaaaatctaaCAACAGATCAACAACAGCAAAAAATATCACAACACACACCGTAAGAACAAAAACATCGTTTTTGATTGACACTTGAACTTGACAATGtaatacaacaacaacaacaacaacaacgccAAATCCTTTGACCCAAAAGATTGGGGTCGGCTACTTGAACTCAATTCAGCAATCCTAAATCCAATGATCGTCCATATAAATATTTCTTCTCCATTTTAATCGGTAAGTATATTTTTCGAATCTTTTCCACCGAACACCCCTACTCTTTGAGTCATCTATCAATCTTTCGCCCTCTTTTTGAATCCCCCAAATTCTGATTTCCATCATCCTTACTTTCACTAACACCCCGTCATTGCAAATACGACAACCCATGTTAAATGATTCTCTCTCGTCTCATTCCCAATTTCACAGTGTAACAGTAAGACATAATTGACAACATATCAAATATCACCATCTAATAGAAGTACTAAGGCATTATAATTAACAAGAAGTTACCCCCAGCCCTAATGCCTCCACCACGGCTCAGTCCTAGGTGGGTAAGATACTAAGTACCCTTGtaatataacaattaacaaagtaTTTTAAACTGAACCATTGAATTTATAACTTAACACTAgtgaattaatataaaaatctgCATCAgatcaaaaaaagaaagaaaatggaaaaaattagaaaagatcATACCTTAAGGCCAAGGAAAAGAGAGAGGGAAATGGCAACCAAAACACTAACAGTAACCAACAAAGTTTGAGTATCAATAGGCCTATCAAAAATACCCAACAAAAAAAATGGaggaataattaaatttttctggGATAACTTGAATTTGGAATACTGAGAGGAAATTCTGAATTTGGGAATTTGGGATTTTGAATTGTTGGGTAAAGAAGGAGAtgtattgaagaatgaaaaggttGAAGAGAGAAAGTAAGAATGATAATGGTGGCGATGGTGATGATGAGTGTTGTAGTAGCTGTGGTTCAGTGAAGCCGCCATGGATAAGAAATCAAGCTAATTTCTTGGACCTCTGCTTGCTTCTCATGTTCCTTTTGTCTTTTTCCT
The Amaranthus tricolor cultivar Red isolate AtriRed21 chromosome 11, ASM2621246v1, whole genome shotgun sequence DNA segment above includes these coding regions:
- the LOC130827347 gene encoding uncharacterized protein LOC130827347, with amino-acid sequence MAASLNHSYYNTHHHHRHHYHSYFLSSTFSFFNTSPSLPNNSKSQIPKFRISSQYSKFKLSQKNLIIPPFFLLGIFDRPIDTQTLLVTVSVLVAISLSLFLGLKGDPVPCDRCAGNGGTTCVFCNDGKMKTETGQIDCKVCKGAGMVLCKKCAGSGYSRRL